GAACGTTGCGGGAGTTAAGGTTGTAGCAGTAAGGTTGTAGCAGCGTTGACAGCAAAGTTATAGCAGTATTGGTGTCTGCGACGATGGCAATGCCTGTCAGCGGTATTGGTGAATATTATTTGGTGATTGGTTTGTGAGTCTTGTGGCAGCACCTACCTTAATCAATTCTTTTTTAGCAATACTTCCGGTTGATCAAACCTTCCGGCAAAACTTCCCAAAAACCTTCTTATCAGGCTTGTATTGGGCTTATGTCGGGCTTGCATTGGGCTTAAATAGCGGCAATTGCAGTGAAAATAGCTGCGCCGCCGAAATTACTGACCTTTCCTATCTTATGATGTTTCCCTAACCCGACAATAAACTTAACGCTGTCTCACTCCAGCGACCCCCAAGGCAAGAGGAGAATTTCATTACTCCTTGACTGAATGCCCTTTGATTCAATTGATTCCATATCAATAATCGATCGCATTTTTTGAACCCTCGAAGCTATGAGCAATGTCCCCCGTACCGATGCTGCTTTTGGAATTATTCCGATTCTGCCGTTGTCAGATGGCTACCAATTTTTGCTGATTCAGCACTGGGGAGGGCATTGGGGATTTCCGAAAGGACACGCCGAAGCCGAAGAAACACCGCTCCTGGCTGCCTGTCGTGAGTTTGAGGAGGAAACAGGAATTTCTGCCTACGAGGTGATCGAATCGGTTTCGTTCACGGAGCAGTACCGCTTTTTTAAGGATAAACAGCCTGTTGATAAAACTGTGATTTATTTTCCCGCATGGGTTAAATCTACGGTCGTGGTTCGACAACAGGAAGAAATTCAAAATTACTCCTGGCTTCCCTACGAGGAGGCGCTGAAGCAAATGTCGTTCAAGCAGGGCAAGCAGGTCTTGCGGCAGGTGCAGGAGTATTTGAGCGGCATTCAGTCCAGGGAACAGTGATGAGCAAAGGGGTATCAGGACAAGGATAGATTAATTGTTTCCAAAGGAATACCCGCCAAGGGTGATGCCGTATTCTTCAGCGATCGCTAAAACCGAAATATAAACAATTTAGTTGGAAATTGGCTCCTGGCGATCGACGTGCAGTAAAAGAGGACTTTGGGAATCTTAGGCGGAAAGCGCGATCGCAAAAATGATGACCTAAGGCGAGATTTTGTAGCTCTCGCTACCAAGGTGAACAATTTTTAATTTATATTAAGAACTGTGAACCTGATTGTTCTGTCCCTAGTTCAACTTCATCTCAACCCGTGAGGAATGATACTGTGACTGCCTCCTTACTGACTGCATCAACCCTTGACGAGTCCCTGATTGCCGAATTTTTTGGACGGTCGGAGGGACAGTGGCGATCGGAGCGTCGCTATTACACCCTGCCCGATGGCGATACCAAGGAGATGGTCAGTATTATTCAGGTTCGTTTCCTGGAGCAGGGCTGCCCAGAGCTCTGCAAACTCGCCCAGCTTCATGGATTGGTGGATGAAGCGGCAATGGTCTGCGGGGCAGAGGTTTCCTGGGATGCTGCCAACTCCGTCACGGGACGGCGGGAGTCCAGAGGGCATACCTTATTCGGTGCACTGGGGAATATTCTCTACCGCGATCGGGGCTTTGCTACGCCCAAACCCGTCATTGCCGAGTACTACTTCATAAACCCCGATACGCTCTGCCTCCGCACGGAGTACAAAGGCTCCAAGTTTGAGGAAGAGCTAAAGCTGGTTGGGAACCAGTACCGCACCCGCCAGACGATTATTTCCCACGAGGGCGAGCAGCAGATGATCGGTCAATACCTGGAAAAGCGGATTGCCTGAGTGCCTGTAAATTGAACTGAAATTAAACTGGGTTTGGGCGATCGCCCCTGAGCGATTCACGCCGAGTATTTTCAAGTCAGACGTTTATTCTCCCTGCATCTGTCCGTGCATTAGCGTCAGGTCTTTCACGATCTGCATCAAGCGATTCTCCAGGGTTTGCTGTCTTTCCAGCAACGTCCTCAGTTTTTGATAGCGGGCGATCGCCAGACTCACGTAGGGCACCTGCTGCGGCGGACAGGGACGCGACCAGAGCTGACCTTCGGCATCCAGTCCACAGAGCCAATAGCCGCTCCGGGGCTGGTTATCTGTGAACGGGGGTTGGGGATTGCTGCAAATGGCTTCCACGTATTCGTGCAGATGCTCAATCTCCGCATGGCGCAAAACTGTAGCACCCGTGGGCTGAATGGGCTGACCTGGCGATCGATGCGTGAGCTGCGTTGTCTGGTACGCTTCTGGGGACTGTGATTCTAACCAGCCATCCACGATCGGTCCTTCGGCATAAAGGCTCTGAATTTGCTGCGAAATCTGCTGTAGCTCGATCTGCCACTGCTGCACGATCGCCTCAATTTGATGCAGTAAGCCGATCGCCAGACTGGGGTTGGCGGCATGGCGATGGGAATTCCTGTGAGGTATCGGGGTCGCCTCAATTCGTTTCGGTTCACGCTTATTCGGTTTCATGTCGCCAGCCTTAGCAGGATCACCTTGAGCGGATCAGGAAGATCAGACAATGTAGAGAAACGACGTAGAGAAAAAGCGAAACGACCTGCATATCTCCGACTTGAGCCTATTCTAGCCGTTTATACCGGGGTTTCCACCCTTTAGCTTTCTCCGATTCCCTAACCCTAAAAGCTGATGCCACTTCCCGCTAATTCCCCCAGACAGATCATCCTGGTGACGGGTCCAGCCCGCTCCGGCAAAAGTGAATGGGCAGAAACGCTAGCAGTCCGGTCTGGGCGATCGGTAGTATATGTGGCTACGGCTCAGCTTAACCCCGATGATGCCGAATGGCAGACGCGCATTATCCGCCACCAGCAGCGTCGTCCCGCAACCTGGAAAACCCTCGCAGTGCCGATCGCCCTTCCGGAAGCCATCGCAAGTGCCAAAGAAGAATGTCTCCTGGTTGATTCCCTGGGAACCTGGCTGGCAAACCTGCTAGAGCAGGACGAAGACACCTGGCAACAGACGATCGATCAGCTGCTTAATGCCCTGGATCACACAACGGCTGAAGTCATTTTTGTGGCGGAAGAAACGGGCTGGGGCGTGGTGCCTGCCTATCCTCTGGGGCGACTGTTTCGCGATCGGCTGGGCAATCTAACGCGCCAAATTGGGACGATCGCCAGCGACGTTTACCTGGTAACGGGCGGCTATGTGCTGAATCTGAGCCAGCTGGGACAGCCCCTTCCTAGTCCGACAGAACCGTAATTCCAGAACCGGAATTCACCGTATTCAGTTGCTTGAGTGACGATCCTGGAATGCTGGCAATCCTGCAATCGCAGACTCACTGAAGGTTCTCCAGAAAGGTGCTCCAGAAGGGTTCTCCAGGAAGATTCTCCAGGGAAGCTTAATCTTTCCTGCGGATTGGCAGGCACATAAGCGATCGGAGAATCGTTAGCATTAAATATGCATATTTATTTTCCTATGGCATCTCCTGAACAGGTCAAACAATATCTGGCGTACTGGTTCCAGCTTGGCAAGCCGCTAATCCTGGACGGGAAAAATACGGAGGACGGTCGCTCGAAGGTGTTGCCCCAGTCTGTAATTCAGGGCGATCGCTATAGTCCTGAGTTCGAGGCGTGCTGGCAGCAAATCAGCAGTGGAGCCTGGAAGTCTAGCTATTTGGAAGGCACCGTTCAAACGGTCGAACATCTCCTGTCATCTCAGTGGGAAATTTCCAGCTGTGCCCGCTGTGCCATGCCTGTGCCAATGCTGAGTCTTGGCTTACAAACGGGCGATAGTGAGTGTCCCTGTGCCGACCTGCCAGGATGGCCCAATACGGAACTTCCCCAGCCGCGCGTTCCAGTGGACTCCCGAAATCGGCTTCAGAATATTCGCGATCGCCTTTCCCAGCACTAGCCGCTATCTTGCCCGGAACAGCCGTCCGTTGCGAATTTGTACAACCGGATGGTGAGAAGCTCGCACCAGATGCTCATCGTGGGTGGTGATAATCACTGTAATTCCCATATCGTTGAGCTTTTGCAAAATTTGCACGACCTGCCGCGAGTTGTCCGGGTCGAGGTTTCCGGTTGGCTCATCGGCTAACAAAATGGGGGGAGTACCAACGATCGCACGGGCAATGCTGACGCGCTGCTGTTCGCCGCCGGAGAGCTGATCGGGAAAACAGGCTGCCTTATCCTGCAAGCCCACTAGCTTCAGCGTAGGAACTAGCCGCCGATGGATTTCTTTGCGGGTGAAGCCCTGCGCCCACAGCACAAAGGCAACATTCTCGGAAACGGTGCGACGTGGGATGAGTTTATAGTCCTGAAATACCACGCCAATCTGCCGCCGCAGTTTAGAAAGCTCGTTGCCGCGAAGTTGGGCAATCAACTGGCTGTTGACAATGACTTCCCCCTGGGTCGGACGTTCCTCGCCGTAGAGCAGCTTCAGCAGGGTCGATTTACCGGAGCCTGAAGGTCCTGTGACAAACAAAAAATCGCCCTGACGCACCTGCAAATGCACATCAACCAGGGCGGTATAGCCGTTGCTGTAGGTTTTATTGACCTGATGCAGTTCAACGATTGGTTTTGCGGCAGCATCATCCGGCTGACTGGGGCGAGCCGTGGGGAAGGTCGCTTGGGCGAAGACGGACTGAAATTGCGCCGCTGGGGAGCGCACGTCTGAGGTAGGCGTTCCTGAAGTTTGGGGGGCAGAGTGCAGCGAACGAGATGGGGATGTCCCTGAGGGCATAGCTTCAGAACCTGGCAGAGAATTGGCGGAGTATTATTTTTTACCGCTAAATATGAGTGAACAAATCGAGCGGACAAATTGAGAGCAATTGTAATCGCTCTGACAAAATCCGTCACGCAATCGACTGAGACGATCGACAAACCTTAATGAACGGAACCCTGTATGTGAACTGCGTCAACAAATGACATCAACAAACGATATCAACGAACAGCGTCAAAAAATGACGTTAACAAGCAGCGTCAACAGACGATATCAACAGATCTGTCGCAAACTGGCAAACCAGATTAAAGCCCAGAATCAACCGTTCGGAAACTAGCGGCGAACCTTACCCGCAAATCCAGCCGCCTTGAACTGTTCAAGCTGAAGTGGGGTGGGCTGGTTAGCCGGAATCGTAATGCGAAGCTCAAAATCGCTCTCACCGAGGGGAACCTCATCGATCGACCCTAATCGGGTGCGGTTTTCCAGCACGGAGTTGCCGTTGGCGTCGTAGATTCTGCCAAAAATATCGGCGTTGTAGATAGGCTTACCCGATGTATTTTTTGCTTTGCCCGTCACGATGAAGCAGTTTGCCCGCATACTTGTCCCGCCGGATGTAATGGCACCCTCGGACAGTTCGGCTGGACATTCGTGATAGGTGACGTCGCTTAGCGGAATCTGGGTGAGGGCTTGAGCGGTTGGGGCAACCAGGGCACTGCCGAACCACAGCACAATGGCAAACCCACCAATGACGATCGCTCTTAGACCGGAGTGAAGCATGGGGTGCAAGGAAGCCAAAAGGCGAGACAGAAGGCGAGGTAGAGCGAAAGAGGTGTTGCTTACAGGGTGAGGAGTGTTCATAGTCTTGAATCAGCCGCCAAATCAATCCAACCCCAGATTATCGCGAAATGCTGGAGCAAAATGCATCGGTGCCAGCCTCGCTTCCCAGAATTGAGCCACACCGGAGCGTTAACCGCTGCGTAATTGTCTGCTCACTGTCCGCCAACTGCCTGGCAACTATGTGCTAATTGTCTGCTCACTGTCCGCCAATGACAGTCCACTACAATGAAAGGAAGAGGAGCCTATTTGTAAAGAGAGCCGGACGTATGCAGTTAAAACGAATTGGTCACGTTGCCATCTGTGTTCAGGATATCGATCGCGCTGCCCAGTTTTACCAGAATTTAGGAATGGATCTGGTTTGGAAGGACACAGACTGGGCGTATCTTAAAGCCGGAGAAGACGGGCTGGCATTGCTGAGTCCTAGCTACGATCAGGCTGGACCGCATTTTGGCTTTATTTTTCACGATCGGGCTGAGGTACAGGCAGCCTACGATCGCCTGAAGGCAGAGGGTGTCCATCTTACCGAAATCCACGACCACCGGGACGGCACAGCTTCCTTTTATGGACGCGACCCGGAAGGAAACTGGTTTGAGTACCTCTATGAGCCAGTGGCAGTGGCAAGCGCCGTCTAAGGATTTGATCTAAAGACCTGTCTAAAGGGCTGTTGGAAAGACCCCTGCCAAGGATCTGGGGAGCAGGGACAGGGGGTAAGCGGCTGCCCTCTGCCCGTTAACCGCCCCTATTCCCCCGCACTGGTGTCGATTTCGATCGCAAAACTGCGGAGCATTCCCGTGTCCCGTGAGGCTTTGTCGGTAATTTCGAGCGTCCAGGTGCCTGCTGGATTTTTGCCAATCATGGCTTGCAGTGCAGGAATATTCGCAGTGTCGTAGGTGCGCTTCAAATTATCTGTGCCGCCCCCAGCGCGATCGTGCAGGATGATCGGCTGTCCGTTCAGAGCCGCAGGCGGAACCAGCATCACCACCAGATCACCAATGTAGGTATGCTCTACATCGATCGTCACCTGGATCGATCGAATGGGTGCCGGATTACCCACGGACAACGAGAGTCGGGCGGTCTGGAAGTCGCGAATTGGGATGTCCTGGGCAATGCGGTAGGTCTGTCGGGGATCTGGACTGCTGGGTAGGGCAAGTTCAACGGCTTTTCTTGCGTTTACTCGACCATAGCCATAGAAGGGGCTGCGTCCATTCGCGTCGTATTTGCCGCCTTCCGGATCGATGCGATCGCAGGACTGCCGCAGAATTTCGCGCACCTGATCCCAGCGCAGATCGGGATTTCTTGCCAGAATCAGCGCCACCACGCCCGCTACACCGGGAGTTGAACTGGAGGTGCCGCCAAAGGCATTTGTATAGTTGCCCTGGCGATCGCCCTGGGTCGCATTCCCTGGGTTATAGCCCGCTGTACCACTGCGATCGGTTGTCCAGATGCCGGAGGTGAGGGAGGGTTCGCCGTCGTTGCTGGGGAAGGTACACCAGATTGCCTTACCAAAATCGCTGTAAACGCTGCGGACGCCCCGATCATTGGAGGCGGCTACTGCAATTACGTTTCGATAGCTGGCATAACCGTCGTTATCTACGCTTTCGTTGCCATTTCCTGCCGCAAACAGCACCACGCAGCCCTTGCCATTGCGTCCCTGGGTGACGGCATAGTCGATCGCCAGTCGAGTGGAGTCTGCGAGGGGAACTACCTGCTGGTGTAAGGGATCATTTGGGTCCCACCAGGCTCCATCGGGCGGACCCCAGCTACAGGAAATCACGTCTGCCCCGTTCTGTGCCGCCCACACAAAGGAATCGGCTTCTGCCTGCGATCGTAATCCGGATGCCAGACGAATCGGAATCAGCTTTGCTTCGGGAGCGACCCCGGATGCCCCAAAATTCCCGTTGGCACAGGCAACCCCGGCACAGGCAGTCCCATGATCTTCTCCCCGCCCCGGACGCGGGTCATTGGTTTTGCGGGTGACATCCCTGGGCGCGACAATTTTGCCGGACGATCGAAATTCTTCATGATCGATGTCTACTCCATCGTCGATCACGGCAATAATGGCACCCGTCCCCCGGCTCAGTTCCCAGGCGGCTTCCACGTTGGCACTGGCATCAATGACGCGCCCGTTAATCGTTGTTTTTGCCAGATGCCACTGATCCGGAAAGACGCGCCGTGCTCTGGTATCGCTGACGAGTTCGGGATGGCAAAATTCCACAATGTCTTCTTGCAGCAACCGTTCTGCGATTTCAAAGGTCGCCAAGCCCGTCCCCTCAGGTGCCGCAACAAAATAGGCGTTGCGGGCATATTCAAGCGGACGTTTCACCGTCAGTCCGTACTGAGCAATCAGGGCTTCGCAGGCTTCCGGCAACTGGTCGTTGAAAAACTTAAGGAAGAAATTCTCGCTGTATAGTATGGGCGTTTGCGATGCGACATCCACCAGCACCCGTCCGGCAAATTCAATTTCCGGTTCAGCATTCAGCATTTCGCGGGCAGCATCCCTGAGGGACGTATCCGGCTGCGGGGACTTGGCTTTTAATACTTCCACTCCGGCATGACGAAAGCGGGTGTTTAGCTCAAAGTTTTGGCTGAGCATCTGGTATGCCTGCTGAGACAGGGGGGCAATCTCAAACGATCGCCGACTCATCATGGCTGCCCGATTGACGGTACGAACAGCAACATGATCCTGACTAATTTCAAACTCATACCTCCGCCCATTCTTGCCACCATACTGAACCCATACCATCGCAGTGTTCCTTCCTTCTTACCTTGTTGGGGGTTAACAGGTTATTAAATCGCTGTCGATTTGCGGTTGATTGCTTCTTTCGAGTTATAGCCCCGACCGCAGAGAAATCGGGTGAGCGTTGCTGAAAATTTACATCGACTTGCCAGTATTCAGCTTCACTGAATGAACCATAGCGTTCCCAAGGGAGGCTTGCGTAAGGGGGAATGCCCCTGCTCTGATTCGGGTGTCGAGGCGACAAAGATAAACTTTCGGAAAGATGATTTTTGCAGGGGTTGCGTTAGGTTTAAGGAAAGGCGTCGGTTTTCAGGTTCGGTTTAGTGTCTGGTGTTCCTCTATTCAAAAAGCGAGTGTAGCGTGAGCGTTCCATTAGACTCTTTAGAGCAATTTCCGCAGCAGGTGCAGGTTCAGCGATCGATGGTTTATGTGCGGCAGTCCGACTATTTTGCGGTGCATTTGCAGGAGCCGTCCCAGACAAGCCCCGCCCGACTCGCCTCCGAA
This is a stretch of genomic DNA from Leptolyngbya ohadii IS1. It encodes these proteins:
- a CDS encoding bis(5'-nucleosyl)-tetraphosphatase, with product MSNVPRTDAAFGIIPILPLSDGYQFLLIQHWGGHWGFPKGHAEAEETPLLAACREFEEETGISAYEVIESVSFTEQYRFFKDKQPVDKTVIYFPAWVKSTVVVRQQEEIQNYSWLPYEEALKQMSFKQGKQVLRQVQEYLSGIQSREQ
- a CDS encoding phycobiliprotein lyase → MTASLLTASTLDESLIAEFFGRSEGQWRSERRYYTLPDGDTKEMVSIIQVRFLEQGCPELCKLAQLHGLVDEAAMVCGAEVSWDAANSVTGRRESRGHTLFGALGNILYRDRGFATPKPVIAEYYFINPDTLCLRTEYKGSKFEEELKLVGNQYRTRQTIISHEGEQQMIGQYLEKRIA
- the cobU gene encoding bifunctional adenosylcobinamide kinase/adenosylcobinamide-phosphate guanylyltransferase — protein: MPLPANSPRQIILVTGPARSGKSEWAETLAVRSGRSVVYVATAQLNPDDAEWQTRIIRHQQRRPATWKTLAVPIALPEAIASAKEECLLVDSLGTWLANLLEQDEDTWQQTIDQLLNALDHTTAEVIFVAEETGWGVVPAYPLGRLFRDRLGNLTRQIGTIASDVYLVTGGYVLNLSQLGQPLPSPTEP
- the ftsE gene encoding cell division ATP-binding protein FtsE; amino-acid sequence: MPSGTSPSRSLHSAPQTSGTPTSDVRSPAAQFQSVFAQATFPTARPSQPDDAAAKPIVELHQVNKTYSNGYTALVDVHLQVRQGDFLFVTGPSGSGKSTLLKLLYGEERPTQGEVIVNSQLIAQLRGNELSKLRRQIGVVFQDYKLIPRRTVSENVAFVLWAQGFTRKEIHRRLVPTLKLVGLQDKAACFPDQLSGGEQQRVSIARAIVGTPPILLADEPTGNLDPDNSRQVVQILQKLNDMGITVIITTHDEHLVRASHHPVVQIRNGRLFRAR
- a CDS encoding FxLYD domain-containing protein; this translates as MLHSGLRAIVIGGFAIVLWFGSALVAPTAQALTQIPLSDVTYHECPAELSEGAITSGGTSMRANCFIVTGKAKNTSGKPIYNADIFGRIYDANGNSVLENRTRLGSIDEVPLGESDFELRITIPANQPTPLQLEQFKAAGFAGKVRR
- a CDS encoding VOC family protein; translation: MQLKRIGHVAICVQDIDRAAQFYQNLGMDLVWKDTDWAYLKAGEDGLALLSPSYDQAGPHFGFIFHDRAEVQAAYDRLKAEGVHLTEIHDHRDGTASFYGRDPEGNWFEYLYEPVAVASAV
- a CDS encoding S8 family serine peptidase; protein product: MVWVQYGGKNGRRYEFEISQDHVAVRTVNRAAMMSRRSFEIAPLSQQAYQMLSQNFELNTRFRHAGVEVLKAKSPQPDTSLRDAAREMLNAEPEIEFAGRVLVDVASQTPILYSENFFLKFFNDQLPEACEALIAQYGLTVKRPLEYARNAYFVAAPEGTGLATFEIAERLLQEDIVEFCHPELVSDTRARRVFPDQWHLAKTTINGRVIDASANVEAAWELSRGTGAIIAVIDDGVDIDHEEFRSSGKIVAPRDVTRKTNDPRPGRGEDHGTACAGVACANGNFGASGVAPEAKLIPIRLASGLRSQAEADSFVWAAQNGADVISCSWGPPDGAWWDPNDPLHQQVVPLADSTRLAIDYAVTQGRNGKGCVVLFAAGNGNESVDNDGYASYRNVIAVAASNDRGVRSVYSDFGKAIWCTFPSNDGEPSLTSGIWTTDRSGTAGYNPGNATQGDRQGNYTNAFGGTSSSTPGVAGVVALILARNPDLRWDQVREILRQSCDRIDPEGGKYDANGRSPFYGYGRVNARKAVELALPSSPDPRQTYRIAQDIPIRDFQTARLSLSVGNPAPIRSIQVTIDVEHTYIGDLVVMLVPPAALNGQPIILHDRAGGGTDNLKRTYDTANIPALQAMIGKNPAGTWTLEITDKASRDTGMLRSFAIEIDTSAGE